The following coding sequences lie in one Musa acuminata AAA Group cultivar baxijiao chromosome BXJ1-8, Cavendish_Baxijiao_AAA, whole genome shotgun sequence genomic window:
- the LOC103995515 gene encoding transcription factor GTE1 isoform X1, whose product MATAPELQRSPKTPQSDVERWKHRVDEYNSKVDELEQRVNEVLEHYATRKQPKTSKGSSGAKVKEMDKFSAINNSGSNHSGGKLVEGCPKEVICSKRMQELMRQFGTILKQMSQHKWAWPFMEPVDVKGLGLDDYHEVIKRPMDFSTIKNQMEAKDGSGYKNVREIYADVRLVFANAMTYNDDRTDIHVMAKTLLEKFEEKWLQLLPKVVEEEARQKEDEAWDLANMQIFQEASYETMAKDTSRELDELNLHLEKLRELVIQKCRKMSTKEKRELSVGLSSLPPEDLNKALEIIAQNNPIFRATGEVVDLDMDAQSESTLWKLKLFVKEALELQAKNSASKADDTIKRKKEICDAVAKTARKRNKKIHPL is encoded by the exons ATGGCAACTGCGCCGGAGTTGCAGCGGAGTCCGAAAACCCCCCAAAGCGATGTCGAACGGTGGAAGCATCGTGTCGATGAATACAATTCTAAGGTCGATGAG CTGGAGCAAAGGGTGAATGAGGTTCTGGAGCACTATGCGACTAGAAAGCAACCAAAAACCTCTAAAGGGAGCTCCGGTGCCAAGGTTAAGGAGATGGATAAATTTAGTGCTATTAATAACAGTGGAAGCAACCATAGTGGTGGCAAGCTGGTTGAAGGGTGTCCAAAGGAAGTTATTTGCTCAAAGAGAATGCAGGAGCTCATGCGGCAGTTTGGCACCATATTGAAGCAG ATGTCACAGCACAAGTGGGCTTGGCCATTCATGGAGCCTGTTGATGTTAAGGGTCTTGGTCTAGATGACTATCATGAG GTTATTAAAAGGCCCATGGACTTTTCTACAATCAAGAACCAAATGGAAGCAAAGGATGGCAGTGGATATAAGAATGTCCGTGAAATATATGCTGATGTGAGATTGGTTTTCGCTAATGCAATGACATACAATGATGACAGAACTGATATTCATGTTATGGCTAAAACATTGCTGGAAAAATTTGAAGAGAAGTGGCTGCAACTACTTCCTAAAGTTGTTGAAGAG GAAGCAAGACAAAAGGAGGATGAGGCTTGGGATCTTGCAAATATGCAAATTTTTCAAGAGGCTTCTTATGAGACAATGGCCAAAGATACCAGCAGAGAG CTTGATGAACTCAATTTGCATTTGGAAAAGCTAAGGGAGTTGGTAATACAGAAGTGCAG GAAAATGTCGACAAAGGAGAAAAGAGAACTTAGTGTTGGCCTGAGCTCGTTACCTCCTGAAGATCTTAACAAGGCTCTAGAAATTATTGCTCAAAACAATCCTATCTTTCGAGCTACAGGAGAAGTGGTGGATCTTGATATGGATGCACAG AGTGAAAGCACATTATGGAAACTCAAATTGTTTGTCAAGGAGGCATTGGAGCTTCAGGCAAAGAACTCTGCAAGCAAGGCAGATGACACCATAAAGCGGAAGAAGGAGATATGTGATGCTGTGGCAAAGACTGCAAGGAAGAGAAATAAGAAGATCCACCCATTGTGA
- the LOC103995515 gene encoding transcription factor GTE1 isoform X2 produces the protein MDKFSAINNSGSNHSGGKLVEGCPKEVICSKRMQELMRQFGTILKQMSQHKWAWPFMEPVDVKGLGLDDYHEVIKRPMDFSTIKNQMEAKDGSGYKNVREIYADVRLVFANAMTYNDDRTDIHVMAKTLLEKFEEKWLQLLPKVVEEEARQKEDEAWDLANMQIFQEASYETMAKDTSRELDELNLHLEKLRELVIQKCRKMSTKEKRELSVGLSSLPPEDLNKALEIIAQNNPIFRATGEVVDLDMDAQSESTLWKLKLFVKEALELQAKNSASKADDTIKRKKEICDAVAKTARKRNKKIHPL, from the exons ATGGATAAATTTAGTGCTATTAATAACAGTGGAAGCAACCATAGTGGTGGCAAGCTGGTTGAAGGGTGTCCAAAGGAAGTTATTTGCTCAAAGAGAATGCAGGAGCTCATGCGGCAGTTTGGCACCATATTGAAGCAG ATGTCACAGCACAAGTGGGCTTGGCCATTCATGGAGCCTGTTGATGTTAAGGGTCTTGGTCTAGATGACTATCATGAG GTTATTAAAAGGCCCATGGACTTTTCTACAATCAAGAACCAAATGGAAGCAAAGGATGGCAGTGGATATAAGAATGTCCGTGAAATATATGCTGATGTGAGATTGGTTTTCGCTAATGCAATGACATACAATGATGACAGAACTGATATTCATGTTATGGCTAAAACATTGCTGGAAAAATTTGAAGAGAAGTGGCTGCAACTACTTCCTAAAGTTGTTGAAGAG GAAGCAAGACAAAAGGAGGATGAGGCTTGGGATCTTGCAAATATGCAAATTTTTCAAGAGGCTTCTTATGAGACAATGGCCAAAGATACCAGCAGAGAG CTTGATGAACTCAATTTGCATTTGGAAAAGCTAAGGGAGTTGGTAATACAGAAGTGCAG GAAAATGTCGACAAAGGAGAAAAGAGAACTTAGTGTTGGCCTGAGCTCGTTACCTCCTGAAGATCTTAACAAGGCTCTAGAAATTATTGCTCAAAACAATCCTATCTTTCGAGCTACAGGAGAAGTGGTGGATCTTGATATGGATGCACAG AGTGAAAGCACATTATGGAAACTCAAATTGTTTGTCAAGGAGGCATTGGAGCTTCAGGCAAAGAACTCTGCAAGCAAGGCAGATGACACCATAAAGCGGAAGAAGGAGATATGTGATGCTGTGGCAAAGACTGCAAGGAAGAGAAATAAGAAGATCCACCCATTGTGA
- the LOC103996393 gene encoding ABC transporter G family member 22-like, with amino-acid sequence MEEQSLVPRTQQTFPIMDDHVIPRSRPTHSIMKSHSTDSMISSGMKDVEHGVRINLKRNGSFGSKGGSAVSNFSAGCAKRAQDLVATDALAINGTLSSREIEHVVDFWASKPSSETPETSQRKNHPHAKDDEAEGSMNNKKNLDSDIWMAMKIDLIFPIYLKFSDVGYKFADNGGTSSVAMNYILQGVTGSVEPGEVLALMGPSGGGKTTLLNLLSGKMRIKDHGGLITYNDQPYSKWLKRRIGFVLQDDVVFPNLTVRETLTYAALLRLPKTLTKQQKEERAINVIHDLGLERCQDTIIGGAYTRGISAGERKRVCIGNEILLDPSLLFLDEPTSGLDSTTALRIAQMLHNIALAGKTVVTTIHQPSSRLFNMFDKLILLGRGSSLYFGKTSEAMLYFSSIGCSPLIPMNPAEFLIDLANGNINDKSIPLELQQRRFLCKTPEIEGRSSSSMDIHEYLVGAYETRVAGIEKQKLLKPAPIDTMWMMQGRGPCSLDESRVGWWEQYHILFWRGLKERRHEYLSCIRVIQVVATAVIIGLLWWHSDASTPKKLQDQAGLLFFISVFWGYFPVFAAIFTFPKEREILAKERSVGMYKLSAYFIARTTSDLPLDLTLPIVFLLIVYFMAGLRSDFTTFLESLLTIFLSIVAAQGLGLAVGAALMDIKKATTLASVIIMTFMLSGGFFVQRVPFFMSWIRHLSFNYHAYRLLLQAQYGCASTSHHNANPCKSRFIEELGLDNRGMEVGTMIAMVFGYRLLAYLFLRKMKLRNT; translated from the exons ATGGAGGAGCAATCACTCGTACCAAGAACTCAACAAACCTTCCCAATCATGGATGACCATGTCATTCCGAGATCAAGGCCAACCCATAGCATCATGAAATCTCACAGCACTGACTCTATGATAAGCAGCGGCATGAAGGATGTTGAACATGGAGTCAGGATCAACTTGAAGAGGAACGGAAGCTTCGGAAGCAAGGGTGGATCAGCAGTATCAAATTTTTCTGCAGGATGTGCAAAGAGAGCACAAGATTTGGTAGCTACTGATGCACTAGCCATTAATGGCACATTGAGCTCAAGAGAAATAGAGCATGTAGTTGACTTTTGGGCCTCCAAGCCATCATCTGAGACACCAGAAACTTCACAGAGGAAGAACCATCCACATG CAAAAGATGATGAAGCTGAAGGATCCATGAACAACAAGAAAAACCTGGATTCAGATATTTGGATGGCAATGAAGATAGATCTAATTTTCCCCATATATCTCAAG TTTTCGGACGTGGGATACAAGTTTGCAGATAATGGAGGAACGAGCTCTGTTGCCATGAACTACATCCTTCAAGGAGTCACAGGATCCGTGGAACCTGGTGAGGTTCTAGCACTGATGGGACCATCAGGAGGAGGTAAAACAACTCTGCTTAATCTCCTCAGTGGGAAGATGAGAATTAAGGACCATGGAGGCCTCATAACCTACAACGATCAGCCATATTCTAAATGGCTTAAACGAAG GATAGGATTTGTGCTGCAAGATGATGTTGTGTTTCCCAACCTAACGGTGAGAGAGACATTAACATATGCTGCTCTTCTTCGCCTTCCCAAGACATTAACCAAGCAGCAGAAGGAAGAAAGAGCTATAAATGTGATCCATGATCTCGGACTTGAAAG GTGCCAAGATACCATAATAGGTGGAGCATACACGAGAGGGATTTCCGCCGGGGAAAGAAAGAGGGTCTGTATCGGAAATGAAATCCTTCTCGATCCATCACTTCTGTTTCTGGATGAACCAACATCTGGTCTCGATTCAACCACGGCACTTCGGATAGCTCAGATGCTCCACAACATTGCTCTT GCCGGGAAGACGGTGGTCACCACCATACACCAGCCTTCGAGCAGGCTGTTCAACATGTTCGACAAGTTGATTCTGCTGGGGCGAGGCAGCTCCTTGTACTTCGGAAAGACATCGGAAGCCATGCTCTACTTCTCCTCGATTGGCTGCAGCCCTCTCATTCCGATGAACCCAGCTGAGTTCCTTATAGATCTCGCCAACGGCAACATCAACGACAAATCGATACCTCTGGAACTGCAGCAACGTAGATTCCTATGCAAAACTCCCGAAATCGAAGGAAGATCGTCATCGTCCATGGACATCCATGAA TACCTGGTGGGTGCCTACGAAACCAGGGTTGCCGGAATTGAGAAGCAAAAGCTTCTCAAGCCAGCTCCCATCGACACGATGTGGATGATGCAAGGACGAGGCCCCTGCAGCTTGGATGAATCGAGGGTGGGTTGGTGGGAGCAGTACCACATCCTCTTCTGGAGGGGGTTAAAGGAAAGGCGCCACGAATACCTGAGTTGTATCCGCGTCATTCAGGTTGTAGCCACTGCAGTCATTATTGGATTGCTGTGGTGGCATTCAGACGCTTCCACGCCCAAAAAACTACAAGATCAGGCAGGATTGCTGTTCTTCATCTCGGTGTTCTGGGGTTATTTCCCAGTCTTTGCAGCTATCTTCACCTTCCCTAAAGAACGGGAGATACTGGCCAAAGAGAGATCAGTGGGCATGTACAAGCTCAGTGCATACTTCATTGCCAGAACGACGAGTGATCTGCCATTGGATCTCACACTGCCAATAGTCTTCCTGTTAATTGTCTATTTCATGGCAGGCCTGAGATCAGACTTCACAACATTTCTAGAAAGCTTGCTGACAATATTTCTAAGCATTGTAGCTGCCCAG GGTTTGGGACTTGCCGTTGGTGCAGCTCTGATGGATATCAAGAAGGCAACAACATTAGCTTCTGTCATCATCATGACCTTCATGTTATCTGGTGGTTTCTTCGTGCAG AGGGTTCCATTCTTCATGTCATGGATTCGGCATCTGTCTTTCAACTATCACGCATACCGGTTACTCCTCCAGGCTCAGTATGGATGCGCGAGCACAAGCCACCACAACGCTAATCCTTGCAAGTCTCGTTTCATCGAAGAACTTGGACTGGACAACAGAGGGATGGAGGTAGGAACCATGATAGCCATGGTCTTTGGCTACAGATTGTTGGCTTATCTATTCCTTAGGAAGATGAAACTGAGAAATACTTGA